The following coding sequences lie in one Arachis hypogaea cultivar Tifrunner chromosome 9, arahy.Tifrunner.gnm2.J5K5, whole genome shotgun sequence genomic window:
- the LOC112710587 gene encoding uncharacterized protein, which produces MWENSQKGKVFSLANELLNGAIIFLDEIDSFAAARDNEMHEATRKILSVLLRQIDGFEQDNKVVVIAATNRNEDLDPALISRFDTMIPFGLPDHRNRQQIVFNHQNVRRHLRSKICREMGKKLLTMEKKGSRRWMSGGSNRCTICKD; this is translated from the exons ATGTGGGAGAACTCTCAGAAGGGAAAAGTGTTTTCACTTGCAAATGAACTTCTTAATGGTGCTATTATATTTCTGGATGAG ATTGATTCTTTTGCTGCTGCTCGGGATAATGAAATGCATGAAGCTACAAGGAAAATATTGTCAGTGTTGTTACGACAG ATAGATGGCTTTGAGCAGGATAACAAAGTTGTTGTGATAGCTGCTACCAATAGAAATGAAGACCTTGATCCTGCATTAATCAG CCGGTTTGATACTATGATCCCTTTTGGCTTACCTGATCACCGTAATCGTCAGCAAATAGTTTTTAATCACCAAAATGTTCGACGGCATCTTCGGTCAAAGATTTGTCGCGAAATG GGAAAAAAGCTACTCACAATGGAGAAGAAAGGGTCTCGGAGATGGATGAGCGGCGGTAGCAATAGGTGCACAATATGCAAAGATTAA